A single Vespula vulgaris chromosome 3, iyVesVulg1.1, whole genome shotgun sequence DNA region contains:
- the LOC127062849 gene encoding platelet binding protein GspB-like isoform X16, with protein sequence MKILVSSLLFLVVSTTALSIQPNRVDLRRNSPINTISKIEASLGIRAQGKGAVNSGQSTAAHGGSSAVVNIGINAGGKGGVNSGKNTGAYAGSNVNAKIGLGAVVGAGVNSGKNTGAYGGSNANAKIGVATAVGAGVNSGKNTGSHGGSNANAKIGVATAVGAGVNSGKNTGSHGGSNANAKIGVATAVGAGVNSGKNTGSHGGSNANAKIGVATAVGAGVNSGKNTGGHGGSNVNAKIGIGAAGGVNARGDSKAGLGIYAGVHGGSHARADLGIKGGINAAGHGRSGSNTGANVNAGINVRTKEGSSAKASIGINAGVNVGAHGRSNAGAKIGINTRVHAGDNRGSKAGANLGISAGLHTRWNLPSQEHNQHKNHHESHLSYIPSFHNLPKLPHIPLPHIPLPHIPLPHIPFPPFHFWSTSTTSTTTEKPCESESTSSSTSKHPIETSSSSASPSSSSPKQPSVAPSSSASPSSFNSEQPSEAPSSSVSPSSESTPCEEPSKAPSSSASPSSSSSEQPSEAPSSSASPSSSSSEQPSAAPSSSASPSSSSSEQPSEAPSSSASPSSSSSEQPSAAPSSSASPSPSSSERPSEEPSSSASPSSSSSEKPSEAPSSPASPSSSSSEQPSEASSSSASPNSESTPCEEPSEAPSSSASPSSTSSEQPSEASSSSASPSSSSSEQPSEAPSSSASPSSSSSEQPSEAPSSSASPSSSSSEQPSEATSSSASPSPSSSEQPSEAPSSSASPSPSSSEQPSEAPSSSASPSSSSSEQPSEAPSSSAAPNSESTPCEEPSEASSSSASHSSTSSEQPSEAPSSSASPSSSSSEQPSEAPSSSASPSPSSSEQPSEAPSSSASPSSSSSEQPSEAPSSSASPSSSSSEQPSEAPSSSASPSPSSSEQPSEAPSSSASPSSSSSEQPSEAPSSSAAPNSESTPCEEPSEAPSSSASPSSTSSEQPSEAPSSSASPSSSSSEQPSEAPSSSASPSSSSSEQPSEAPSSSASPSPSSSEQPSEAPSSSASPSSSSSEQPSEAPSSSASPSSSSSEQPSEAPSSSASPSSSSSEQPSEAPSSSASPSSSSSEQPSEAPSSSASPSSSSSEQPSEAPSSSASPSPSSSEQPSEAPSSSASPSSSSSEQPSEAPSSSAAPNSESTPCEEPSEAPSSSASPSSTSSEQLSEAPSSSASPSSSSSEQPSEAPSSSASPSSSSSEQPSEAPSSSASPSSSSSEQPSEAPSSSASPSSSSSEQPSEAPSSSASPSSSSSEQPSEAPSSSASPSPSSSEQPSEAPSSSASPSTSSFEQPSEAPSSSASPSSSSPEQPSEAPSSSASPISESTPCEESSKAPSSSASPSTSSSEQPSEAPSSSTSPSPSSSEQPSEEPSSSTSPSSSSSEQPSVTPSSSASPSSESTPCEDPSEAPSSSASPSSSSSEQPSEAPSSSASPNSSSSEQPSEAPSSSASPSSSSSEQPSEAPSSSASPSSSSSEQPSVAPSSSASPSSSSSEQPSEAPSSSASPSSESTPCEEPSEAPSSSASPSSSSSEQPSEAPSSSASPSSSSSDQPSEAPSSSASPSSSSSEQPSEAPSSSASPSSESTPCEEPSEAPSSSASPSSSSSEQPSEAPSSSASPSSSSSEQPSEAPSSSASPSSSSSEQPSEAPSSSASPSSSSSEQPSEAPSSSASPSPSSSEQPSEAPSSSASPSSSSSEQPSEAPSSSASPSSSSSDQPSEAPSSSASPSSSSSEQPSEAPSSSTSPSSESTPCEEPSEAPSSSASPSSSSSEQPSEAPSSSASPSSSSSEQPSEAPSSSASPSSSSSDQPSEAPSSSASPSSSSSEQPSEAPSSSASPSSESTPCEEPSEAPSSSASPSSSSSEQPSEAPSSSASPSSSSSEQPSEAPSSSASPSSSSSEQPSEAPSSSVSPSSSSSEQPSEAPSSSASPSPSSSEQPSEAPSSSASPSSSSSEQPSEAPSSSASPSPSSSEQPSEAPSSSASPSSSSSEQPSEAPSSSASPSPSSSEQPSEAPSSSASPSSSSSEQPSEAPSSSASPSSSSSEQPSEAPSSSASPSSSSSEQPSEAPSSSASPSSSSSEQPTEAPSSSASPSSSSSEQPSEAPSSSAAPSSSSSEQPSEAPSSSASPSSSSSEQPSEAPSSSASPSSESTPCEEPSEAPSSSASPSSESTPCEEPSEAPSSSASPSSSSSEQPSEAPSSSASPSSSSSEQPSEAPSSSASPTSSSSEQPSVGPSSSPSPSSDSTPCDESSEGPSSSGSPSSSSSPQPSGAPSSSASPSTDSTPWTPSTGVPYHFTNPAGRHCICY encoded by the exons ATGAAGATACTCGTGTCCTCTCTACTCTTCCTTGTGGTTTCTACCACGGCCCTCTCG ATACAACCAAATCGAGTGGATCTAAGAAGAAATTCAccaataaatacaataagcaAAATTGAAGCAAGTCTAGGAATAAGAGCACAAGGAAAAGGAGCAGTGAATTCAGGACAGAGTACAGCAGCGCATGGAGGATCAAGTGCAGTCGTTAACATAGGAATAAATgcaggaggaaaaggaggagtgAATTCGGGAAAGAATACAGGAGCGTATGCAGGATCAAATGTAAACGCAAAAATAGGATTAGGTGCAGTAGTAGGAGCAGGAGTGAATTCAGGAAAGAATACAGGAGCGTATGGAGGATCAAATGCAAACGCTAAAATAGGAGTAGCTACAGCAGTAGGAGCAGGAGTGAATTCAGGAAAGAATACAGGATCGCATGGAGGATCAAATGCAAACGCTAAAATAGGAGTAGCTACAGCAGTAGGAGCAGGAGTGAATTCAGGAAAGAATACAGGATCGCATGGAGGATCAAATGCAAACGCTAAAATAGGAGTAGCTACAGCAGTAGGAGCAGGAGTGAATTCAGGAAAGAATACAGGATCGCATGGAGGATCAAATGCAAACGCTAAAATAGGAGTAGCTACAGCAGTAGGAGCAGGAGTGAATTCAGGAAAGAATACAGGAGGGCATGGAGGATCAAATGTAAACGCTAAAATAGGAATAGGTGCAGCAGGAGGAGTAAATGCGAGAGGAGACTCAAAAGCTGGTCTAGGAATATATGCAGGAGTACATGGAGGATCACATGCAAGAGCTGATTTAGGAATAAAGGGAGGAATAAATGCAGCAGGACATGGACGATCAGGTTCAAACACTGGTGCAAATGTAAATGCAGGAATAAATGtgagaacgaaagaaggatCAAGTGCAAAAGCTAGTATAGGAATAAATGCAGGAGTAAATGTGGGAGCGCATGGAAGATCAAATGCAGGAGCTAAAATAGGAATAAACACAAGAGTACATGCGGGAGATAATAGAGGATCAAAAGCAGGAGCAAATCTAGGAATAAGTGCAGGTCTACATACAAGATGGAACCTTCCCTCTCAAGAACATAACCAACACAAAAACCATCATGAATCTCATTTATCTTACATTCCCAGTTTCCATAATCTACCCAAATTACCACATATACCATTACCACATATACCATTGCCACATATACCATTACCTCATATACCATTTCCACCTTTCCACTTTTGGTCCACTAgcactacttctactactactgaAAAACCATGTGAATCTGAGTCTACTAGCTCTTCTACTTCTAAACATCCAATTGAAACATCGAGTAGCTCTGCATCGCCTAGTTCTTCCAGTCCCAAACAACCAAGCGTAGCACCAAGCAGCTCAGCCTCGCCTAGTTCCTTCAACTCTGAACAACCCAGTGAAGCACCTAGTAGTTCGGTCTCACCAAGTTCTGAATCTACCCCTTGTGAAGAACCAAGCAAAGCACCCAGCAGCTCTGCCTCACCAAGTTCTTCAAGTTCTGAACAACCTAGTGAAGCACCTAGCAGCTCTGCCTCGCCTAGTTCTTCCAGTTCTGAACAACCAAGCGCAGCACCCAGCAGCTCTGCCTCACCAAGTTCTTCAAGTTCTGAACAACCTAGTGAAGCACCTAGCAGCTCTGCCTCGCCTAGTTCTTCCAGTTCTGAACAACCAAGCGCAGCACCCAGCAGCTCTGCCTCACCAAGTCCTTCCAGTTCTGAACGACCTAGTGAAGAACCCAGCAGTTCTGCCTCACCTAGTTCTTCCAGTTCTGAAAAACCCAGTGAAGCACCCAGCAGCCCTGCCTCGCCTAGTTCTTCCAGTTCTGAACAACCAAGTGAAGCATCTAGTAGTTCGGCCTCACCAAATTCGGAATCTACTCCTTGTGAAGAACCAAGCGAAGCACCCAGCAGCTCTGCCTCGCCTAGTTCTACCAGTTCTGAACAACCTAGTGAAGCATCCAGCAGCTCTGCCTCGCCTAGTTCTTCCAGTTCTGAACAGCCCAGTGAAGCACCCAGCAGCTCTGCCTCGCCTAGTTCTTCCAGTTCTGAACAACCCAGTGAAGCACCCAGCAGCTCTGCCTCGCCTAGTTCTTCCAGTTCTGAACAACCAAGTGAAGCAACCAGCAGTTCTGCCTCACCAAGTCCTTCAAGTTCAGAACAACCAAGCGAAGCACCAAGCAGCTCTGCCTCGC CAAGTCCTTCCAGTTCAGAACAACCAAGCGAAGCACCAAGCAGCTCTGCCTCGCCTAGTTCTTCCAGTTCTGAACAACCAAGTGAAGCACCTAGTAGTTCGGCCGCACCAAATTCGGAATCTACTCCTTGTGAAGAACCAAGCGAAGCATCTAGCAGCTCTGCCTCGCATAGTTCTACTAGTTCTGAACAACCCAGTGAAGCACCCAGCAGCTCTGCCTCGCCTAGTTCTTCCAGTTCTGAACAACCCAGTGAAGCACCCAGCAGTTCTGCCTCACCCAGTCCTTCCAGTTCAGAGCAACCAAGCGAAGCACCAAGCAGCTCTGCCTCGCCTAGTTCTTCCAGTTCTGAACAACCCAGTGAAGCACCAAGCAGCTCTGCCTCACCAAGCTCTTCTAGTTCTGAACAACCAAGCGAAGCACCCAGCAGTTCTGCCTCACCAAGTCCTTCCAGTTCAGAACAACCAAGCGAAGCACCAAGCAGCTCTGCCTCGCCTAGTTCTTCCAGTTCTGAACAACCAAGTGAAGCACCTAGTAGTTCGGCCGCACCAAATTCGGAATCTACTCCTTGTGAAGAACCAAGCGAAGCACCTAGCAGCTCTGCCTCGCCCAGTTCTACTAGTTCTGAACAACCCAGTGAAGCACCCAGCAGCTCTGCCTCGCCTAGTTCTTCCAGTTCTGAACAGCCCAGTGAAGCACCCAGCAGCTCTGCCTCGCCAAGCTCTTCCAGTTCTGAACAACCAAGCGAAGCACCCAGCAGTTCTGCCTCACCAAGTCCTTCCAGTTCAGAACAACCAAGCGAAGCACCAAGCAGCTCTGCCTCGCCTAGTTCTTCCAGTTCTGAACAACCAAGTGAAGCAC CCAGCAGCTCTGCCTCGCCAAGTTCTTCCAGTTCTGAACAACCCAGTGAAGCACCCAGCAGCTCTGCCTCGCCAAGTTCTTCCAGTTCTGAACAACCCAGTGAAGCACCCAGCAGCTCGGCCTCGCCTAGTTCTTCCAGTTCTGAACAACCCAGTGAAGCACCCAGCAGCTCTGCCTCACCAAGCTCTTCCAGTTCTGAACAACCAAGCGAAGCACCCAGCAGTTCTGCCTCACCGAGTCCTTCCAGTTCAGAACAACCAAGCGAAGCACCAAGCAGCTCTGCCTCGCCTAGTTCTTCCAGTTCTGAACAACCAAGTGAAGCACCTAGTAGTTCGGCCGCACCAAATTCGGAATCCACTCCTTGTGAAGAACCAAGCGAAGCACCTAGCAGCTCTGCCTCGCCTAGTTCTACTAGTTCTGAACAACTCAGTGAAGCACCCAGCAGCTCTGCCTCGCCCAGTTCTTCCAGTTCTGAACAACCCAGTGAAGCACCCAGCAGCTCTGCCTCACCAAGCTCTTCCAGTTCTGAACAACCAAGCGAAGCACCCAGCAGTTCTGCCTCACCAAGCTCTTCCAGTTCTGAACAACCCAGTGAAGCACCCAGCAGCTCTGCCTCGCCAAGTTCTTCCAGTTCTGAACAACCCAGTGAAGCACCCAGCAGCTCGGCCTCGCCTAGTTCTTCCAGTTCTGAACAACCCAGTGAAGCACCCAGCAGTTCTGCCTCACCAAGTCCTTCCAGTTCAGAACAACCAAGCGAAGCACCAAGCAGCTCTGCCTCACCTAGTACTTCCAGTTTTGAACAACCCAGTGAAGCACCCAGCAGCTCTGCCTCGCCTAGTTCTTCGAGTCCTGAACAACCCAGTGAAGCACCTAGTAGCTCTGCCTCGCCAATTTCTGAATCTACTCCTTGTGAAGAATCAAGCAAAGCACCCAGCAGTTCTGCTTCACCAAGTACTTCCAGTTCTGAACAACCAAGTGAAGCACCCAGCAGCTCTACTTCACCTAGTCCTTCCAGTTCTGAACAACCTAGTGAAGAACCCAGCAGCTCTACCTCGCCTAGTTCTTCCAGTTCTGAACAACCGAGCGTAACACCTAGTAGTTCGGCCTCACCAAGTTCTGAATCTACCCCTTGTGAAGATCCGAGCGAAGCACCCAGCAGCTCGGCTTCACCAAGTTCTTCCAGTTCTGAACAACCCAGTGAAGCACCAAGCAGCTCTGCCTCACCTAATTCTTCCAGTTCTGAACAACCCAGTGAAGCACCAAGCAGCTCTGCCTCACCTAGTTCTTCCAGTTCTGAACAACCCAGTGAAGCACCCAGCAGCTCTGCCTCGCCAAGTTCTTCTAGTTCTGAACAACCGAGCGTAGCACCTAGTAGTTCTGCCTCACCAAGTTCTTCCAGTTCTGAACAACCAAGTGAAGCACCCAGCAGCTCTGCCTCACCAAGTTCTGAATCTACCCCTTGTGAAGAACCAAGCGAAGCTCCCAGTAGCTCGGCCTCACCAAGTTCCTCCAGTTCTGAACAACCAAGTGAAGCACCCAGCAGCTCTGCCTCTC CAAGTTCTTCCAGTTCCGATCAACCAAGCGAAGCTCCCAGTAGCTCTGCCTCACCAAGTTCTTCTAGTTCTGAACAACCTAGTGAAGCACCCAGCAGCTCTGCCTCACCAAGTTCTGAATCTACCCCTTGTGAAGAACCAAGCGAAGCACCCAGCAGCTCTGCCTCGCCTAGTTCTTCCAGTTCTGAACAGCCCAGTGAAGCACCCAGCAGCTCTGCCTCGCCAAGTTCTTCCAGTTCTGAACAACCCAGTGAAGCACCCAGCAGCTCGGCCTCGCCTAGTTCTTCCAGTTCTGAACAACCCAGTGAAGCACCCAGCAGCTCTGCCTCACCAAGCTCTTCCAGTTCTGAACAACCAAGCGAAGCACCCAGCAGTTCTGCCTCACCAAGTCCTTCCAGTTCTGAACAACCAAGCGAAGCACCCAGCAGCTCTGCCTCACCTAGTTCTTCCAGTTCTGAACAACCAAGTGAAGCACCCAGCAGCTCTGCCTCACCAAGTTCTTCCAGTTCCGATCAACCAAGCGAAGCTCCCAGTAGCTCTGCCTCACCAAGTTCTTCCAGTTCTGAACAACCAAGTGAAGCACCCAGCAGCTCTACCTCACCAAGTTCTGAATCTACCCCTTGTGAAGAACCAAGCGAAGCACCCAGCAGCTCTGCCTCGCCTAGTTCTTCCAGTTCTGAGCAGCCCAGTGAAGCACCCAGCAGCTCTGCCTCGCCAAGTTCTTCCAGTTCTGAACAACCCAGTGAAGCACCCAGCAGCTCGGCCTCGCCTAGTTCTTCCAGTTCCGATCAACCAAGCGAAGCTCCCAGTAGCTCTGCCTCACCAAGTTCTTCCAGTTCTGAACAACCAAGTGAAGCACCCAGCAGCTCTGCCTCACCAAGTTCTGAATCTACCCCTTGTGAAGAACCAAGCGAAGCACCCAGCAGCTCTGCCTCGCCTAGTTCTTCCAGTTCTGAACAACCCAGTGAAGCACCCAGCAGCTCTGCCTCGCCTAGTTCTTCCAGTTCTGAACAACCCAGTGAAGCACCCAGCAGCTCTGCCTCACCAAGCTCTTCCAGTTCTGAACAACCAAGCGAAGCACCCAGCAGTTCTGTCTCACCAAGCTCTTCCAGTTCTGAACAACCAAGCGAAGCACCCAGCAGTTCTGCCTCACCAAGTCCTTCCAGTTCTGAACAACCAAGCGAAGCACCCAGCAGCTCTGCCTCAC CAAGCTCTTCCAGTTCTGAACAACCAAGCGAAGCACCCAGCAGTTCTGCCTCACCAAGTCCTTCCAGTTCTGAACAACCAAGCGAAGCACCCAGCAGTTCTGCCTCACCAAGCTCTTCCAGTTCTGAACAACCAAGCGAAGCACCCAGCAGTTCTGCCTCACCAAGTCCTTCCAGTTCTGAACAACCAAGCGAAGCACCCAGCAGTTCTGCCTCGCCTAGTTCTTCCAGTTCTGAACAACCCAGTGAAGCACCCAGCAGCTCTGCCTCACCAAGCTCTTCCAGTTCTGAACAACCAAGCGAAGCACCCAGCAGTTCTGCCTCACCAAGCTCTTCCAGTTCTGAGCAACCAAGCGAAGCACCAAGCAGCTCGGCCTCGCCTAGTTCCTCCAGTTCTGAACAACCAACTGAAGCACCCAGCAGCTCTGCCTCGCCTAGTTCTTCCAGTTCTGAACAACCAAGTGAAGCTCCCAGTAGCTCTGCCGCGCCTAGTTCTTCCAGTTCTGAACAACCAAGTGAAGCTCCCAGTAGCTCTGCCTCACCAAGTTCTTCCAGTTCTGAACAACCAAGTGAAGCACCCAGCAGCTCTGCCTCACCAAGTTCTGAATCTACCCCTTGTGAAGAACCAAGCGAAGCAC CCAGCAGCTCTGCCTCACCAAGTTCTGAATCTACCCCTTGTGAAGAACCAAGCGAAGCACCCAGCAGCTCGGCCTCGCCTAGTTCTTCCAGTTCTGAACAACCAAGCGAAGCACCCAGCAGCTCTGCCTCACCTAGTTCTTCCAGTTCTGAGCAACCAAGCGAAGCTCCCAGCAGCTCTGCCTCACCAACTTCTTCCAGTTCTGAACAACCTAGTGTAGGACCTAGTAGTTCGCCCTCACCAAGTTCTGACTCTACTCCTTGTGATGAATCAAGCGAAGGACCAAGCAGTTCTGGCTCCCCTAGTTCTTCCAGTTCTCCCCAACCGAGCGGAGCACCAAGTAGTTCTGCCTCACCAAGTACTGATTCCACCCCTTGGACCCCATCGACTGGTGTACCTTACCACTTTACGAATCCTGCCGGTCGACATTGCATTTgctattga